A genomic window from Halofilum ochraceum includes:
- the azu gene encoding azurin, with protein sequence MKKMLCMLGLLGLALGFAAPAAAKTCELTLTGNDQIQYNKSELVVGADCDQVKITLEHVGQMAVEQMGHNVVVTETAAFKAVAQAGMQAGMEQEYVPSGDDRVIAHTSMIGGGETTSVTFDVSKLESGGDYTFFCSFPGHYGMMNGKLVVK encoded by the coding sequence ATGAAAAAGATGCTCTGCATGCTGGGCCTGTTGGGTCTGGCGCTGGGATTCGCCGCGCCCGCGGCGGCCAAGACCTGTGAACTGACCCTCACCGGCAACGACCAGATTCAGTACAACAAGTCCGAACTGGTAGTCGGTGCCGACTGCGATCAGGTGAAGATCACGCTGGAACACGTTGGCCAGATGGCGGTCGAGCAGATGGGTCACAACGTGGTCGTAACCGAAACAGCGGCGTTCAAGGCCGTCGCCCAGGCCGGGATGCAGGCCGGCATGGAACAGGAATACGTGCCTTCCGGCGATGACCGCGTGATCGCCCACACGTCGATGATCGGCGGTGGCGAGACGACCAGCGTCACTTTCGACGTGTCGAAGCTCGAGTCCGGTGGCGATTACACGTTCTTCTGCTCGTTTCCCGGGCACTACGGGATGATGAACGGGAAGCTCGTAGTCAAATAA